The Coffea arabica cultivar ET-39 chromosome 10e, Coffea Arabica ET-39 HiFi, whole genome shotgun sequence region CACGCGCGCGCCCGAGTGTGTGCTCTTGAGTCgattattattataataataataatttaacgGATGGGCGGACGGTGTGGACATGTGATTGGATTGGGCCAAATAGCCCATTGTGTGGAATTCAATCCGGCTCAAGGGGTCCAGTCCAACAAGCCGAGAGGGAATTACTACAACCTCATATACAGAAGACGCGCGCAGTAGTTGGAGGCGGAGGTTTGGTCGGGTACTCTCCGGGGCGGAGGTTTCTCCTGATCGTCTTGCTGTCGACAAGTGGACGCCTGCTCCTGCTCCTCCCCCACTCACCGGAAACACCTAGCTACTAAGAGTAAAGGGTTATTATCTACAAAAAAACAACACAGCTGGACATGGGCACCGACAACAACCACCACCATAATAACGATACCACCATCACCACCACCCCCGCAACGCTCGGTCCtaacatcagcaacaacaacaacagcAGCACCGCCAACAACAAGTCACCTCCCAAACCCCCTATTAAGCCTGCTGAACCCCCCACTCCTACTACCACCACCACTCTGCAACCATTCGGCTCTTTCCCCAACACTGCCGACTCCGACTTCATCTCCATCCCCAGCTATTCCCGTAAGTTTAACTAATCTTCCtgctctttttttctctttaccTTTCCTTTTTCTCAACCCTTGGTTCGTGTAATAACTTTTTCCTTCCCCCTtggattttgttttgtttgggaCTGGACTCTGGCGGGTTGGACTGGGAGGTGATTGGATTGTATATCtcgttttgttttgtttttaacgaaaaagatttttttttttttttttaaaaaaaaaatgcgtaTTCCATCTGTGTAGGATGGTTTAGTTGGGACAACATCCACCAGTGCGAGCTTCGATTCCTGCCGGAATTCTTCGACGGAAGATCAGCCTCCAAGAACCCCAAGACTTACAAATACTACAGGAATGCCATCATTCAGAGATTCAGGGACAACCCTTCCTCCGCCCCCACCAAAAAAATCACCTTTACCGAAGTCCGCAAGACCATCGTTGGAGACGTCGGCTCCATTCGCCGGGTTTTTGATTTCTTGGAGGCCTGGGGTTTGATTAATTACTctccctcttcttcttcctcctcttctAATAAGGCTGCCGCTGCCCCCCAACAACTCTCCCAAAATGACAACAAGGactcctcctcctccgccaccaaatctgctgctgctgctgctgctcctCCTCCTGATGCTCCCCCCTCTGCCTCTGCTGATAATTCTACTACTGCTGCTGCAGCTGGCGGCCCGAAGAAGAGATTGTGCAGTGCCTGCAAATCTCCCTGCACCATTTCTTGCTTTACTTCAGATAAGGTTGTTCCATTCTGCTGCACTACCACTTGGGACTAGCTTTTATCTTTCTTAATACCCTGGACTGCACATTCCTGCATTCTTCTTGCTTGCTTCTCTCAACTCTTCCTTTCACAATGCTAGATTCTTTTTATTGCTTGCCGGTGGTTGATTTCTTGCAAAGAGTTTGATCCAATAATCAGAACAACGTTGCTATGTCTAGTAATTACCTACAGCAGTTCTGCACCTACTTATGCTATAGTGCACCATTTTTCTCTGACTtgtctttctttcatttttgaaTGCAGCACAATTTGACTCTTTGTGCAAGGTGCTACGTCAGCAACAATTTTAGGGTTGGAATCAGTTCTACAGATTTCAGAAGGGTCGAGATTAGTGATGTCGTAAAGACTGATTGGACAGACAAAGAAACTCTCCACCTACTGGAAGCTATCATGCATTACGGTGATGACTGGAAGAAGGTAGCTGAGCATGTTGGTGGTGGTAGAAGTGACAAAGACTGTGTGGCTCGCTTTCTTAAGCTCCCCTTTGGTGAACAGTTTGTTGGGGCTCCAGAATCTTCCGAGATGGTGGATAATCAACTTACCTCAAGACGTTCATCCTTCCAAAACAAACGGATGCGACTTTCACCACTTGCAGACGCAAGCAACCCAATTCTGGCTCAGGTAAAAGCTACAGTCTTCCATTCTTTAAAAAGTGCAAGGTTATTGAACCCCATGAAATTTTTCTGGTGAGTTCGCTGAAGACGAGCCTTTATCCATAGATTTGCTGCCTAGCTATGTCAAGTCGTGCTGGTTTAGAAGATTGACAAAGGCTGCATTTGTCAAGTGTAACTACTGTATTGGGAACATTACGAGAATGACCTTAAGTAAACTAAAAAACATGCTTCTTTTTTATTACAAACCTAGTAGTTGTTAAAAGTGGAAGGCTTGCTTTTGGTTTTGGTCAATTTCATCAGAAGTGGCTTCATAGTCCTTGACTTCTCACTGCACTTATCTTATTACTTAAGTTCTGCTCATGTATCTTCAGTTGTTTCTGCTAATTTCCTCAGGCTGCTTTTCTTTCTGCTCTGGCTGGGGTAGAGGTAGCAGAAGTTGCAGCACACGCTGCTGTGACAGCCTTGTCTGATTTTGCTGGTGTAAAAATCAAAGCTAATCTGAAATCTGTTCCTGCTGATGCAAAACAGCAAGGTATGTTCGACTTTTTGGGAAAGAGTGAGTTTATGGTTCTTTTGTTGTTCCAACTCTCCAGTCAATTCTAGGGAGAAAGGTGAAATGTGTTTTACACAACTTGTTGTAAATAGTTTAAAATGCCTCCTCCTAGATGATTGTCTCTGTTAGGCCTGTATATTGTGGCATGTAAAAGTTCCTGGCACCTAGCTATTCGGTGGTAGTTGAACTTTGTTGGTGTGAGAGAATCTGTCAAGTGAGGTTGCACATCATGGAGTGTGATTCTAGAATTGTTCATAAGCATTTAGATTGAGATCCCTGCAGCCAGTGTTGCTTCAAGGAGCTTGTATGCAGGACAATTGTAGCACTAGCTGCTTTGTGCGAAAACTGTAAGAAAAATTGCTAGTAAAGGATAAGGCTGAATGCTAGTATTGCCCACTGCTTGAATCTGTATGCTCTTGGCAAATTTGCCTGCCCTTCTACGAGATATGATGTGGCACATGACATAATATGGCACAAACAAATGAAGAAGGAATGTAAGATGAGTTCTCACATACTTCTAATCCATTGTCCTGAGTAGAAACAAATAGGGCCACTTGATATAACTGGAGCATCTAATTTGCAGATATACTACTGATTCTTTGTTTGTGCTGGCAAGAATACAGTTAGCAATCTAACAGTCTCCATAAAACTTATTTGTTACAGGTCAGGATTTGATTAATGCTGACCTAACAGATAAAATTGGTCCCACGTATTTATATTTCTGAGTTTTGATGACTAATATCATTTATGTTTTGCTTTTCCTCCATTTGGTGTGCTATGCACATACTGTCATAACCTTCTTGTGCTAGTTATATAATTCAGGAACTGGCAATTATGTCGCCATGTACCTCAGTGCTAATCAGTTTTTTCCAAAGAtgataaattttcttttctcgaCAGATTTTGACGTTGCATCTCATGGTGACACTGCATATAGAATGGATGGTGCTCTTGCTGAAGCACAATCTGAGcttgaaaaggaagaagaggatGTGGAGAGAGCCCTTTGTGAGATAGCCGTTCAGGTTATGTTTGTTgggcattattattattatttaagaTCATGGAAATTTCTGCAAGTAGGGTTCATTATCTGACTTTTATGAGGACAGAAATTTGCTTTTGCTGACACGCATAAGGTGGATTTGTTGTCACATGCTTTGCAGACGAAGGAACTTCAAGACAAGATTGTTCACTTTGAGGAATTAGACTTACAAGTGGAGAGGGAGAGCCAACAATTGCAGCAGCTGAAGGATCTGCTCTATGTTGACCAGTTAACTTTGCTATTTTATAAGGCCGCAGCACATAAATCAGGAGAAAGCATGGTGGAAAGTGTCAAAGCAGAATGATATGCGCACAAGATTAAGCCCTTTTCCACCATATGTGCTTCCGTGAGCAACATACGTTTTTTGTTATCCATGGAGCGGCTAGTTCCGTCTGCCCGAAAGCAGCAACTTTGAATTGTTGCCGAGAGTTGTACTTGCCTAGTTAGTTCCGAGACTTTTTCTGTGCTCTCCTGGTGGGGTCTCTCTCCCTTTACTAATTTGGGGATTTGATCCGTGGAAGAGGAGGGACAGGAATGGTTGCAATGTACAAATTTCTAGACGAGTTTTAACATGTGACAAAAGGCTCTCTTTTGTTTATTATTTATAAGAAAAAGTGTAAATGGATTCACAATTACGGTTCAAGGCATGCCTTCGAAATCTCAGGCcgtttatttggattttttaagTTGTCCGTTAACACACTAATACAGCTCTCCTGTCGATAGCCAATGTTTTGTGAAAAGGTGGTTTGTTCTTATCAACAAAATTAACTTGTACGGTTAATGTGTTACGGGTGTAAAAACTCagtacttttattttgaaaagtgtGTGTCAATAGCATTAAGGTTGCGTCGTGCTATCCGAACTGCAAACACTGATCTGGCAAAATGTGGTCCCTGAAAAGGCCATGGATAAGGAAAAAATAGGTTACTTTTACATTTCGGGTTAGAGAAGTTGATTGCGAGAGGCCAATGATGTCTAGGTTAGATTGGTCCATGAATGTCGAACCTGAAAAATGCCGGCAATGACAATAATAATACTACCATCTCATTCTCATCTTTCAAGGTTACTTAACCCAAT contains the following coding sequences:
- the LOC113712279 gene encoding SWI/SNF complex subunit SWI3B, whose amino-acid sequence is MGTDNNHHHNNDTTITTTPATLGPNISNNNNSSTANNKSPPKPPIKPAEPPTPTTTTTLQPFGSFPNTADSDFISIPSYSRWFSWDNIHQCELRFLPEFFDGRSASKNPKTYKYYRNAIIQRFRDNPSSAPTKKITFTEVRKTIVGDVGSIRRVFDFLEAWGLINYSPSSSSSSSNKAAAAPQQLSQNDNKDSSSSATKSAAAAAAPPPDAPPSASADNSTTAAAAGGPKKRLCSACKSPCTISCFTSDKHNLTLCARCYVSNNFRVGISSTDFRRVEISDVVKTDWTDKETLHLLEAIMHYGDDWKKVAEHVGGGRSDKDCVARFLKLPFGEQFVGAPESSEMVDNQLTSRRSSFQNKRMRLSPLADASNPILAQAAFLSALAGVEVAEVAAHAAVTALSDFAGVKIKANLKSVPADAKQQDFDVASHGDTAYRMDGALAEAQSELEKEEEDVERALCEIAVQTKELQDKIVHFEELDLQVERESQQLQQLKDLLYVDQLTLLFYKAAAHKSGESMVESVKAE